The Streptomyces sp. NBC_00162 sequence GGTGGGGTGAGTACCACCAGCCTTCCCTCGCCCGACCACACCGCCGAGCTGCGCACCGCACTGCTGGCCGCCGGCTTCACCGCCGACGGGCTGCTCGACCTGCTCGGCGCCCCCGCCTACGCCGCGCTCGCCCGCAGCGAGACGGTCCCCGCCCTGCGCGCCACCCGCGTCGGCGGCGACGGCCCGCTCGCCACGCTGGTCCGGCTGTTCCTGCTCCAGCAGCCCGTCCCGTACGTGCACGCCGCGGGCGCGCTGCCCGTCGAGGCGGCCCTCGCCGACGGCTGGCTGCGGCGGGAGGGCGACGAGGTGCACGCCACCGTCGACGTGCGCCCGTACGGCGGTCCGGACGGCGAGGACTGGTTCATCGTCTCCGACCTCGGCTGCGCCGTCGGCGGGGCCGGCGGGATCGGCAGCCGGGAGGAGGGGGTGGTCCTCGGGGTCGGCGGCGCGTCCACCACCCTGGCCGGGATCACCGTCCGCATCCCGGTGGGTTCCGCCCTCGACCTCGGCACCGGATCGGGCATCCAGGCGCTGCACGCGGCGCAGCACGCCACCCGGGTCACGGCCACCGACGTCAACCCCCGGGCACTGGAATTCACCCGGCTGACGCTGGCGCTGTCCGGCGCCCCGGAGGCCGAACTGGTCACCGGGTCGCTCTTCGAGCCGGTCGGGGACGCGACGTACGACCTGATCGTGTCCAACCCGCCGTTCGTGATCTCGCCCGGCGCCCGCCTCACGTACCGGGACGGCGGCATGGGCGGCGACGACCTGTGCCGGACCCTGGTCCAGGAGGCCGGCGCGCACCTCAACCCCGGCGGGTACGCGCAGTTCCTGGGCAACTGGCAGCACGTGGAGGGCGAGGACTGGCACGACCGGGTCCGCTCCTGGGTGCCGCGCGGCTGCGACGCGTGGATCGTGCAGCGTGACGTGCAGGACGTGACGCAGTACGCCGAGCTGTGGCTGCGCGACGCGGGCGACCACCGCACCGACCCCGCCGAGTACGCGCGGCGGTACGAGGACTGGCTGGACGAGTTCGAGGCCCGCAAGACGAAGTCCGTCGGCTTCGGGTGGATCACCTTGCGCCGGACGGACGAGGCCGAGCCCTCGATCGTGGTGGAGGAGTGGCCGCACTCGGTGGAGCAGCCGCTCGGCGAGACCGTCCTGGCCCACTTCGCCCGGCAGGACTACCTGCGCGAACACGATGACGCGGCTCTGCTGGAGGGCTACTTCCTGCTGGCCGGAGAGGTGGTGCAGGAGCAGGTCGGCGCGCCCGGCGCGGAGGACCCGGAGCACGTCGTGCTGCGGCAGAACCGCGGAATGCGGCGCGCGACCAAGGTCGACACGGTCGGAGCGGGCTTCGCCGGAGTGTGTGACGGCTCACTGAGTGCGGGCCGGATCCTGGACGCGATCGCGCACCTGGTGCAGGAGGATCCGATCGTCCTGCGGGACCGGACCCCGGAGGCGATCCGGATGCTGGTCGAGCAGGGCTTCCTGGAGCCCGTCACGGGCCCCGGGCAGTAGCCGAACCCGGGATGTAACCCTGGGTTCGCCTGCCGTACCCAAACGGCTGGGAGGCTCTCGCGGAGCGGGATCCGGGGGGATCCCGGGAGCGGCCCAGGGGTAGGGAGAGCGGCATGGAAAGCGGCCCGGCGATCTTCGCGGGTGCGGTGTTCCTGCTGTTCGGGGCCGCTCTGCTGGCCTGGACGGGGGCGCGCGCCCTGCGCGGCGCGCCGGTGGCCGAGGGCGTGCGCCCCGTCGTGGCCGTGCCGCTGGCACTGCTCGCCGGC is a genomic window containing:
- a CDS encoding methyltransferase is translated as MSTTSLPSPDHTAELRTALLAAGFTADGLLDLLGAPAYAALARSETVPALRATRVGGDGPLATLVRLFLLQQPVPYVHAAGALPVEAALADGWLRREGDEVHATVDVRPYGGPDGEDWFIVSDLGCAVGGAGGIGSREEGVVLGVGGASTTLAGITVRIPVGSALDLGTGSGIQALHAAQHATRVTATDVNPRALEFTRLTLALSGAPEAELVTGSLFEPVGDATYDLIVSNPPFVISPGARLTYRDGGMGGDDLCRTLVQEAGAHLNPGGYAQFLGNWQHVEGEDWHDRVRSWVPRGCDAWIVQRDVQDVTQYAELWLRDAGDHRTDPAEYARRYEDWLDEFEARKTKSVGFGWITLRRTDEAEPSIVVEEWPHSVEQPLGETVLAHFARQDYLREHDDAALLEGYFLLAGEVVQEQVGAPGAEDPEHVVLRQNRGMRRATKVDTVGAGFAGVCDGSLSAGRILDAIAHLVQEDPIVLRDRTPEAIRMLVEQGFLEPVTGPGQ